From the genome of Phoenix dactylifera cultivar Barhee BC4 chromosome 5, palm_55x_up_171113_PBpolish2nd_filt_p, whole genome shotgun sequence:
GACAGAGTCAGTACAACCGCACATCCAAGTCAGTCTTACAAATCCCTCTTTGCTCATTCCTATCAAGGCCTACCTTCATTGTCAGCATAAGGTTTTCCAAAAACTTCTTACCAACCTCGCTTGTTTATTTCTCGCTATTCTGAGATAAATCAAAGCCCTTTACCTTAGTAGCTCCTACTGTCCCATCTGTATTCCATCATGAGCCTGACTGGTGCCATTCTTAGTGTTTGCTCTGATTTGTTCGTGATAAActctctcttcttgttcttaccACTATCTACCTTAGCAATCTAATATCTAAAATGCTCATTGTGTGTGCTTAGATCCTCTTTATTGTCCATTATTCTAATCATGGGAACACATCAGGCCATTCTGATGTCTTCTAGAAATTTCCATCAGCAATCCAGGACCAACGTTGAGTATAATGGTTTCACATTGAACTTGATTTAGAAGAGTAAATTCAACTTTGCGTGTTCATCACTTCCTTGAATTATATCTTTTCTGGAACGGTCTCTAAGGTTAGTATATAAACGGTCTAGAGTTTCAAATAGTTATTTGTTACATAAATTAACTATTGTACGGGTACTCTATGAGCGACTTCAGAATATTTATTTAAACTTAAGTCTCCATTTCAAAAGGAGGGGATCAATTAGATATTAATAGGTCGAAATCAGCCAGCTATAATAAAAGGGAACATAAAcagaaaggaagagaaaatgGTGTTGACAAGATGTTTAGATTTTACTTGCTACATTTTCATTAGATGGTTTTGGTGTATTTTGTTTGGTTCTTCAGATTTTTATGATTTTCTCCATCTCAATCCTAATATACTGGAATATTCATGGTTTACTCCCACTTTTATCAGAAGTAAAATGGTTAGGTTATACATTTGACAATGTCAAGTTCTTGGTGATTATTAGAGACTCAAGATGACTTCTTTGCGTTAAGTCTATCTACTGCAAGAGGCGGTGCACTTTGATTACTGGTGGTATTAGCATGGTCATTCAGCATATCATGAGCAATCTATTGAGAAATCATTTATGGTGTAGTTACTATTAATCAACTCAAATTACAGTACATATCAAATGGTTGCCTCCACAATCTCAGAATACTTCTTACAGTGATTCCTTGGACTAATATTACTCctaaatcttttattttttttataaaacaaagAAGATAAAAGGAGGGGAAGAGAATTTAGGGATTTCACCTTTGATAGAACTCGGTTGCGAAACGAGATCCATTGTGGCAGATGAACCAGAGCAAAATAAGGATCAATATGTCTACTAGAGTTAAGAAAGGTCACAATTCAAAGAATCCTTGTTACATAGCGTGATAGGGAAAATTCAAAAACTATACATAACATGCAACTCCGTAACCCATTAACAAAACTATTAAGGAAATCGTGGTGATTCTATGTTATGAAAGAGGAAGGAAACACCTAAACCAGAGCAAAATAAAGATCAGCACGTCCACTAGATTtccataatattaaaaaaaaaaaatcattttataGCATGAGAAACCCTAAGAATTGCAATATGTCATGCAATTGTGCAGCCCGTGCATAAAATTAAACAGAAAAAAGAATGCAGGGGGAAAGAAGCTTTTCTGGATCTGATACAAAACCCGTAAGGGATGGATGAATCCCAATTGAAGTAGGGACATATTGGTTGGATGAGTAAAGGATACTGAAAAGGTAGCGCTCCCACCAATCGAGCATGTAGAGGCCCATGGTGACGTTGTATAGATGGATCTTGCGGCTGATCCAATTCATCCTTCCCTTCTTTCCCTTCCTGCCTTCTCCGATTCGATCCGAACCCCAGCgatcgagagagagaggcgaTGGAATCGGCAAGGGGAGATGACTCTAATCTTCAGAGAGAATGGAAATAGATAGCGAGTTAGAGGAGTCGAAGGAATTCGATCTCTTCTCAAGGAGTCAACGTCGCCGGCCAGAATTGGTCGGGAAGGGAAGGCGAAGAGAAGCCGAGAAATAATAATAtggaatctttttttttggtggaaatAATATGGATTCTTCGGAATCTAATAATACCATCAATTCTTCATTCCCCTTGTTACAAGGACCTGAGAAAACTACTTAATTCCCCGCGCACCCCGGGAATTTAGAAGTGTTGTCCACGTGGAGCCCCTCGTTTCGTGTGGGTGTCTGTTGGGTGCCCCCTTCcgttttatttacttatttatttatttatttttatttttatgttcgTGGTCGAGGAGATGGGTGGGTTGCATTGTTTTTGACTTGAAAATGTTCCTGGATGTGCGTTGAATTCAAAGGCTTcgtaaattattattattggggAATTCTGTTTCAATTTCAATCATTTctgtattatattttataatatcatATCCTTTATTTGATAATCTTATTGGAAATCATGTAAAGACAATTCTTATTTGATATAGATATTTGCGCAAGTATTTTACGATTAAGAAGCAATTGCTTCTTGTACAGATTTGGTATTAATCTACTATAATTATAGAATACCTTATTCTCACGAATTACTGCATTTATTCGAGTGATCCACAAACTACGAAAATCCCTCTTTTGCCTGCCTCTATCTCGATGAGAGGAAACCAAAGCTCTCatatttggcccgagggtggcCACACCGGTGGAGTCGAAGGAGCCGCCGGTGGTTGGGAGAAAAAGAcgggagccacctcctgcgAGACGGCTGCGGACCTACACAATTTTGGTGAggaccctccgacgatcaagttagagtggggtaAATTCGGTTCAGCCAAAAAGTCCCTTAGAAATTATCTCAACGTGCTATTTATAATCTTGGTGGAGTAGCCCAGGTGGCAGAAACACTGTCAGCCCTCATCATGAGGGGGCGTGGCTCTGAGCCGGATGGCGCGCAGCTTAGGCTGGCTGATGGCGTGCAGTACTGCTCGTTCTTGAGAACGGTAGGATGTTGATAGTCACGGCAGGATATGGTCGGAGTAGTCAAGGTGTTGTCTGACTGCTGAAGGTCGGTTATGGAGACGTGACACGGTAGTGTTGTAAAGTATGGCCACGTAGGTGGACGTAGGCCCGCACATTGGCGCGGTCGTTAGCGAGGCCGAGCTCGTTAAGTAGTTGCGTCATGTGTTTGACAAGGTCGGCTTGGCGGGTATTGGAAGTAGTTCGGCTTCCCAGGTTCTGAGGCATGCTTGGTgaagcgccccgagctcgagagTTGGGGCGTATTACTAGGGTAGGCACCCCGAGCTTGTTCGGGGCAGGTCGGTGAATGTCTGGAGGTGCCCCGAGCTTGATCAGAGGAGTCGGCGGATATTTAAAGTTGGTAGAGCTTTTGGCAAGGGTCCTGAAGATGAGCTGACCCTGGGCTAAAGTGGAGATTCAGTTGATTGTCGTTGACGTTTACTGGCGGCATTTtagttgtgggctggacgatccatttttccTCCTATCAATTATTATACCTTACCAGAAAGAAGTTGCTTCTAACTATTGGTAACTAATAGAATGCGAAGATGCTCAAAAATGCTAAAGCTATATAGTAAGTGCACAAGCATAACACTGATCACATTCCATTTTATTCAAGATGTGGTAAATGAATGCCTAGAACATTAGAGTGCTAGTAAATCAAGTTGGTAACATATACAAGAGACTTGGATCTAATCTCGCCCTTACTTGGCTGGGTTTTCCACTTATCCTAACTCTGAACATAGAGCACTCATTAGAATATATGACACCTTGATGATTTCAAATGAGGTGTCAACAATAATTGAAGATTAAATTATTACAAGGTACAGATTCGCCAAGCcagctttattttattttaataataattttaaaatatcttCATTAAAACGAATCTTAGGCATTTGTGCGTGATAAAAAAGACAGGCGCATGGGTTGGTGGTTAAAATGGAGGAATTATAGAAGATTTTGTGGTAGCgttttttgaaatatatttttgagaagaGATGAATTCCGTGCATGTTGATGATCAATGTGAGGCCCAACAGAAAGTCAAACAAACTCTCCTTGccaataaaaaaattttctataaAGTTACTGTACAAGTGCTTGAATATGAAATGATTAGGTAGGAATCCTTGACTTCAACAGCCTCAAGTTGTTCAACGACTGGTCGATGCTTTGTAGTAACAAATAACTGATTGAATATGATAGAGCGTGACCCAAGACCAAAAAATTAGCTGCCGTGCTTTTTAATGTTTGAAATTCAGAAGACGGAACATGACAAAGTTTGATTCAGTTGAGGATCATCTTTTTGGATTTTAGAGATGCTGTTTCTAATGCAAGTTTTATTCT
Proteins encoded in this window:
- the LOC103703951 gene encoding uncharacterized protein LOC103703951, with the protein product MNWISRKIHLYNVTMGLYMLDWWERYLFNILILILLWFICHNGSRFATEFYQSHLKTRPLAGGNFPIGGSVPS